CAGCGCTCCGGCACGCACCAGCAGCCGAGCCGGCGTCCGCGCAGGCCGGGGCGGAGGGCGAGGAGGTCGGGTCGGCCGAGCAGGTACGCCCGGTACTTGTCGAGGATCTCGTTTCGGGTGCCGTCAGGGCCGGGGCGGACTACGACCCCGCCACCGGCCAGGTCTCCGGACAGGTCGACTTCGCAACCGCCTCGGTCGTCGATGAGGCGGTCGCCGCCGCCGACGAGGCGTTCACCCGATGGCGTAGCGCATCCCTCGCTCGGCGGATGAGCGTCATGTTCTCCTTCCGGGAACTGCTCAACGCCCGAAAGTCCGACCTCGCCCAGATCATCACCGCCGAGCATGGCAAGGTGCTCTCCGACGCCGCGGGGGAGATCCAGCGTGCGCTGGAGGCGGTCGAGTTCGAAGGATCGGCGGCGATCGGTGCGGGCCAGCACCAATGCGTGCGCGACCCGGCTCAACGTGGATCCATGGGGTTCGGGTGGGGTGTCACGGGCCGGCGGCCAACAGCCGGGTGATCTCTCCGGCGGCCGGATGCTCCGGAGCGATGGTCAGGAAGCGTTGCAGGGTG
The nucleotide sequence above comes from Micromonospora sp. NBC_00389. Encoded proteins:
- a CDS encoding DUF4326 domain-containing protein: MDDRGGCEVDLSGDLAGGGVVVRPGPDGTRNEILDKYRAYLLGRPDLLALRPGLRGRRLGCWCVPERCHAEVIAELADSLPTSSLR